In the genome of Budorcas taxicolor isolate Tak-1 chromosome 23, Takin1.1, whole genome shotgun sequence, one region contains:
- the POLL gene encoding DNA polymerase lambda isoform X2: MDPRGILKAFPKRKKIHTNPSSKTVAKIPKREDREAGEWLSSLRVHVVPTGIGRARAELFEKQIVQHGGQICPAQAPGVTHIVVDEGMDCERALRLLRLPQLPPGAQLVKSAWLSLCLQERRLVDTAGFGIFTPKRYLDQAQLSKADQVSFTPPGAGEAQPRTALSPSRPLTRPVSPSWRTDAVASIQAQLEVMAKAYSVQGDKWRALGYAKAINALKSFHKPVSSYQEAFGIPGIGKRMAEKIVEILESGHLRKLDHISESVPVLELFSNIWGAGTKTAQMWYNQGFRSLEDIRNHACLTTQQAIGLKHYDDFLDRMPREEAAEIEQTVREAAQALNPGLLCVACGSYRRGKATCGDMDVLLTHPDGHSHQGVFSRLLDSLRQQGFLTDDLVSHENGQQQKYLGVCQLPGPGRRHRRLDIIVVPYSELACALLYFTGSAHFNRSMRALAKTKGMSLSEHALSTAVVRSAQGLKVGSGQVLPTPTEKDVFRFLGLPYREPAERDW, encoded by the exons ATGGACCCCAGGGGCATCTTGAAGGCATTTCCCAAGCGGAAGAAAATTCACACCAATCCATCATCAAAAACTGTTGCAAAGATTCCCAAGAGGGAAGACAGagaagcaggag AGTGGCTGAGCTCCTTGCGGGTGCACGTTGTGCCCACCGGCATTGGGAGAGCCCGGGCAGAACTCTTTGAGAAGCAGATTGTCCAGCATGGTGGCCAGATATGCCCTGCTCAGGCCCCAGGGGTCACTCACATTGTGGTGGATGAAGGCATGGACTGTGAGCGAGCCCTCCGCCTCCTTAGACTGCCCCAGCTGCCCCCAGGTGCTCAGCTGGTGAAGTCAGCCTGGCTCAGCTTGTGCCTGCAGGAGAGAAGGCTGGTGGACACAGCAGGATTCGGCATCTTCACCCCCAAGAG GTACCTGGATCAAGCACAGCTCAGCAAGGCAGACCAAGTCTCTTTTACACCTCCTGGAGCCGGTGAGGCTCAGCCCAGGACAGCCCTGTCTCCTTCCCGACCTCTCACCAGACCTGTATCTCCTTCCTGGAGGACAGATGCTGTTGCAAGCATCCAAGCCCAG CTGGAAGTAATGGCCAAAGCCTACAGCGTTCAGGGAGACAAGTGGAGGGCCCTGGGCTATGCCAAGGCCATCAATGCCCTGAAGAGCTTCCACAAGCCTGTCAGCTCCTACCAG GAGGCTTTTGGCATCCCTGGGATTGGAAAGCGGATGGCTGAGAAGATTGTCGAGATCCTGGAGAGCGGGCATCTGCGGAAGCTGGACCACATCAGCGAAAGCGTGCCTGTCTTAGAGCTCTTCTCCAACATCTGGGGAGCCGGAACCAAGACTGCCCAGATGTGGTACAATCAG GGTTTCCGGAGCTTAGAAGACATCAGAAACCACGCCTGTTTGACTACCCAGCAGGCCATTGGCCTGAAGCATTATGATGACTTCCTAGACCGCATGCCCAGGGAGGAGGCTGCAGAGATTGAGCAGACA GTCCGGGAAGCAGCTCAGGCCCTCAACCCCGGGCTGCTGTGCGTGGCATGTGGTTCATACCGTCGGGGAAAGGCAACCTGTGGTGACATGGACGTGCTGCTCACCCACCCGGATGGCCACTCTCACCAGGGCGTTTTCAGCCGCCTCTTGGACAGCCTCCGGCAGCAAG GGTTCCTGACGGATGACCTGGTGAGCCACGAGAACGGCCAGCAGCAGAAGTACCTGGGTGTGTGCCAGCTCCCAGGGCCAGGGCGGCGACACCGACGACTAGACATCATCGTCGTTCCCTACAGCGAGCTCGCTTGCGCCCTGCTCTACTTCACCGGCTCTGCCCACTTCAACCGCTCCATGCGGGCTCTGGCCAAGACCAAGGGCATGAGCTTGTCAGAGCATGCCCTCAGCACAGCTGTGGTCCGCAGTGCCCAAGGCCTCAAGGTGGGCTCTGGCCAAGTGCTGCCCACCCCCACTGAGAAGGATGTCTTCAGGTTCTTAGGCCTGCCCTACCGAGAACCTGCCGAGCGGGACTGGTGA
- the POLL gene encoding DNA polymerase lambda isoform X3 — MDPRGILKAFPKRKKIHTNPSSKTVAKIPKREDREAGGTWIKHSSARQTKSLLHLLEPVRLSPGQPCLLPDLSPDLYLLPGGQMLLQASKPSSDGETSDGEETQVSAADLEALISGRYPTPFEGDDEPSSAPEGLDKWVCAQPSSQKAINYNPHITEKLEVMAKAYSVQGDKWRALGYAKAINALKSFHKPVSSYQEAFGIPGIGKRMAEKIVEILESGHLRKLDHISESVPVLELFSNIWGAGTKTAQMWYNQGFRSLEDIRNHACLTTQQAIGLKHYDDFLDRMPREEAAEIEQTVREAAQALNPGLLCVACGSYRRGKATCGDMDVLLTHPDGHSHQGVFSRLLDSLRQQGFLTDDLVSHENGQQQKYLGVCQLPGPGRRHRRLDIIVVPYSELACALLYFTGSAHFNRSMRALAKTKGMSLSEHALSTAVVRSAQGLKVGSGQVLPTPTEKDVFRFLGLPYREPAERDW, encoded by the exons ATGGACCCCAGGGGCATCTTGAAGGCATTTCCCAAGCGGAAGAAAATTCACACCAATCCATCATCAAAAACTGTTGCAAAGATTCCCAAGAGGGAAGACAGagaagcaggag GTACCTGGATCAAGCACAGCTCAGCAAGGCAGACCAAGTCTCTTTTACACCTCCTGGAGCCGGTGAGGCTCAGCCCAGGACAGCCCTGTCTCCTTCCCGACCTCTCACCAGACCTGTATCTCCTTCCTGGAGGACAGATGCTGTTGCAAGCATCCAAGCCCAG CTCTGATGGTGAAACCAGTGATGGGGAAGAGACCCAGGTTAGTGCTGCTGATCTGGAAGCCCTGATCAGCGGCCGCTACCCCACCCCCTTTGAGGGAGATGATGAGCCTAGCTCAGCCCCCGAGGGCCTGGATAAGTGGGTCTGTGCACAGCCTTCAAGCCAGAAGGCGATCAACTACAACCCCCATATCACAGAGAAGCTGGAAGTAATGGCCAAAGCCTACAGCGTTCAGGGAGACAAGTGGAGGGCCCTGGGCTATGCCAAGGCCATCAATGCCCTGAAGAGCTTCCACAAGCCTGTCAGCTCCTACCAG GAGGCTTTTGGCATCCCTGGGATTGGAAAGCGGATGGCTGAGAAGATTGTCGAGATCCTGGAGAGCGGGCATCTGCGGAAGCTGGACCACATCAGCGAAAGCGTGCCTGTCTTAGAGCTCTTCTCCAACATCTGGGGAGCCGGAACCAAGACTGCCCAGATGTGGTACAATCAG GGTTTCCGGAGCTTAGAAGACATCAGAAACCACGCCTGTTTGACTACCCAGCAGGCCATTGGCCTGAAGCATTATGATGACTTCCTAGACCGCATGCCCAGGGAGGAGGCTGCAGAGATTGAGCAGACA GTCCGGGAAGCAGCTCAGGCCCTCAACCCCGGGCTGCTGTGCGTGGCATGTGGTTCATACCGTCGGGGAAAGGCAACCTGTGGTGACATGGACGTGCTGCTCACCCACCCGGATGGCCACTCTCACCAGGGCGTTTTCAGCCGCCTCTTGGACAGCCTCCGGCAGCAAG GGTTCCTGACGGATGACCTGGTGAGCCACGAGAACGGCCAGCAGCAGAAGTACCTGGGTGTGTGCCAGCTCCCAGGGCCAGGGCGGCGACACCGACGACTAGACATCATCGTCGTTCCCTACAGCGAGCTCGCTTGCGCCCTGCTCTACTTCACCGGCTCTGCCCACTTCAACCGCTCCATGCGGGCTCTGGCCAAGACCAAGGGCATGAGCTTGTCAGAGCATGCCCTCAGCACAGCTGTGGTCCGCAGTGCCCAAGGCCTCAAGGTGGGCTCTGGCCAAGTGCTGCCCACCCCCACTGAGAAGGATGTCTTCAGGTTCTTAGGCCTGCCCTACCGAGAACCTGCCGAGCGGGACTGGTGA
- the POLL gene encoding DNA polymerase lambda isoform X1, protein MDPRGILKAFPKRKKIHTNPSSKTVAKIPKREDREAGEWLSSLRVHVVPTGIGRARAELFEKQIVQHGGQICPAQAPGVTHIVVDEGMDCERALRLLRLPQLPPGAQLVKSAWLSLCLQERRLVDTAGFGIFTPKRYLDQAQLSKADQVSFTPPGAGEAQPRTALSPSRPLTRPVSPSWRTDAVASIQAQTSSDGETSDGEETQVSAADLEALISGRYPTPFEGDDEPSSAPEGLDKWVCAQPSSQKAINYNPHITEKLEVMAKAYSVQGDKWRALGYAKAINALKSFHKPVSSYQEAFGIPGIGKRMAEKIVEILESGHLRKLDHISESVPVLELFSNIWGAGTKTAQMWYNQGFRSLEDIRNHACLTTQQAIGLKHYDDFLDRMPREEAAEIEQTVREAAQALNPGLLCVACGSYRRGKATCGDMDVLLTHPDGHSHQGVFSRLLDSLRQQGFLTDDLVSHENGQQQKYLGVCQLPGPGRRHRRLDIIVVPYSELACALLYFTGSAHFNRSMRALAKTKGMSLSEHALSTAVVRSAQGLKVGSGQVLPTPTEKDVFRFLGLPYREPAERDW, encoded by the exons ATGGACCCCAGGGGCATCTTGAAGGCATTTCCCAAGCGGAAGAAAATTCACACCAATCCATCATCAAAAACTGTTGCAAAGATTCCCAAGAGGGAAGACAGagaagcaggag AGTGGCTGAGCTCCTTGCGGGTGCACGTTGTGCCCACCGGCATTGGGAGAGCCCGGGCAGAACTCTTTGAGAAGCAGATTGTCCAGCATGGTGGCCAGATATGCCCTGCTCAGGCCCCAGGGGTCACTCACATTGTGGTGGATGAAGGCATGGACTGTGAGCGAGCCCTCCGCCTCCTTAGACTGCCCCAGCTGCCCCCAGGTGCTCAGCTGGTGAAGTCAGCCTGGCTCAGCTTGTGCCTGCAGGAGAGAAGGCTGGTGGACACAGCAGGATTCGGCATCTTCACCCCCAAGAG GTACCTGGATCAAGCACAGCTCAGCAAGGCAGACCAAGTCTCTTTTACACCTCCTGGAGCCGGTGAGGCTCAGCCCAGGACAGCCCTGTCTCCTTCCCGACCTCTCACCAGACCTGTATCTCCTTCCTGGAGGACAGATGCTGTTGCAAGCATCCAAGCCCAG ACCAGCTCTGATGGTGAAACCAGTGATGGGGAAGAGACCCAGGTTAGTGCTGCTGATCTGGAAGCCCTGATCAGCGGCCGCTACCCCACCCCCTTTGAGGGAGATGATGAGCCTAGCTCAGCCCCCGAGGGCCTGGATAAGTGGGTCTGTGCACAGCCTTCAAGCCAGAAGGCGATCAACTACAACCCCCATATCACAGAGAAGCTGGAAGTAATGGCCAAAGCCTACAGCGTTCAGGGAGACAAGTGGAGGGCCCTGGGCTATGCCAAGGCCATCAATGCCCTGAAGAGCTTCCACAAGCCTGTCAGCTCCTACCAG GAGGCTTTTGGCATCCCTGGGATTGGAAAGCGGATGGCTGAGAAGATTGTCGAGATCCTGGAGAGCGGGCATCTGCGGAAGCTGGACCACATCAGCGAAAGCGTGCCTGTCTTAGAGCTCTTCTCCAACATCTGGGGAGCCGGAACCAAGACTGCCCAGATGTGGTACAATCAG GGTTTCCGGAGCTTAGAAGACATCAGAAACCACGCCTGTTTGACTACCCAGCAGGCCATTGGCCTGAAGCATTATGATGACTTCCTAGACCGCATGCCCAGGGAGGAGGCTGCAGAGATTGAGCAGACA GTCCGGGAAGCAGCTCAGGCCCTCAACCCCGGGCTGCTGTGCGTGGCATGTGGTTCATACCGTCGGGGAAAGGCAACCTGTGGTGACATGGACGTGCTGCTCACCCACCCGGATGGCCACTCTCACCAGGGCGTTTTCAGCCGCCTCTTGGACAGCCTCCGGCAGCAAG GGTTCCTGACGGATGACCTGGTGAGCCACGAGAACGGCCAGCAGCAGAAGTACCTGGGTGTGTGCCAGCTCCCAGGGCCAGGGCGGCGACACCGACGACTAGACATCATCGTCGTTCCCTACAGCGAGCTCGCTTGCGCCCTGCTCTACTTCACCGGCTCTGCCCACTTCAACCGCTCCATGCGGGCTCTGGCCAAGACCAAGGGCATGAGCTTGTCAGAGCATGCCCTCAGCACAGCTGTGGTCCGCAGTGCCCAAGGCCTCAAGGTGGGCTCTGGCCAAGTGCTGCCCACCCCCACTGAGAAGGATGTCTTCAGGTTCTTAGGCCTGCCCTACCGAGAACCTGCCGAGCGGGACTGGTGA